Sequence from the Candidatus Hydrogenedentota bacterium genome:
TGGTGGGGGGCGAGCGGCGTGTCCGTGCCAGCATCCTGGCGGACCTGGACAGCATCCCCGCGATCTGCCGCGAAGTCGACGACCGTGACATGCTCAAGTTGAGCCTGATCGAGAACGTCCAGCGCGAAGATCTGAACGCGATCGAACTTGCCCATGCGTACCAGCGGCTTATCGGCGAATACGGCCTGACGCAGGAACAACTTGCCGCGGAGGTTGGAAAGAAGCGCGTCACGGTCACGAATACGCTGCGGCTGCTCCAACTGCCGCGGGAGGTGCAGGACATGGTCGCCAGCGGCGACCTCACCATGGGCCACGCTCGTGCGCTCCTTGGCCTCGAAACCGCCGCCGGGCAAAGCCGCGTCGCGCGCAGAGTCGTTGCGCAGGGCATGTCCGTGCGGCAGGTGGAGCAACTCGCGTCCGCGGGCAAACCCGAACCCCGGAAGCCCGCCGCGAAAGACCCGAACATTGCCAGCGTCGAAGACGAACTTCGCCGGGCGCTGGGCGCCAAGGTTACCGTCAAGACGGCGAAGAATAACCGCGGCCGCATCGAGATCGAGTACTTCAGTCTGGACGAACTGGAACGGCTCTTGACGTTCTTTCGCGGCCGGAAACACTGATCCCGGCCGGCACGTCTCAGGAAACACGCAGGAAAGCACACGCCGATGTTGGACATGAAGCTGTTGCGCGAAGCTCCCGAGTCCGTGCGCGCCGCGCTCGCGCTGCGCGGTTCGGACCTGGATTTGGAAGCCGTTCTAGCCGTGGATGCCGAATGGCGCAGGCTCACCCACGAGTGGGAGCAACTGCGCGCGGAACAGAACCGCGCCGGCGATGAAATTGCGCGGCTCAAGCGCGAGAAAATGGATGCGGCCGCGGCGATTGCCGCGATGAAAGAGGTCAGCAGCCGGATCAAGAGCCTCGATGACGCGCGGTCCGAGGCCGAAGCGCGGCTGAACGGCCTCGTGATGACGATTCCGAACATCCCGCACGAGAGCGTGCCACACGGCCACGATGAGAAGGCCAACCGCCTCGAACGGAAATGGGGCGAGCCGACGCGTTTCGATTTCGAGCCCAAGGACCATGTCGCGCTGGGCGAGGGGCTCGGCATCCTTGATTTCGAGCGCGCCGCGAAGATAGCCGGGGCGCGCTTCTCGTTGTCCAAGGGACCCGCGGCCCGGCTCGAACGCGCGCTCATCAGCTTCATGCTCGATGTCCACACAACCCGCCACGGCTATGCGGAAGTGCTGCCGCCGTTCCTGGTCAACAGTGACAGCATGCGCGGCACGGGCCAGCTGCCCAAATTCGCCGCGGACCTGTTCAAGCTCGAAGGCACGGATTACTGGCTCATCCCGACGGCGGAGGTGCCGGTGACCAACATCTACCGTGACGAAATCCTCGAGGAGGCCGTGCTCCCCGTCTGCTTCGCGGCCTACACACCCTGTTTCCGCAGCGAGGCCGGCGCCTACGGCAAGGACACCCGCGGCATGGTGCGCCAGCACCAGTTCAACAAGGTTGAACTGGTGAAGTTCACGAAACCCGAGCACTCCTGGAACGAACTGGAGAAGCTGACCCGCGACGCCGAACGCATTCTGCAACTGCTCGACCTGCCGTATCAGGTCGTTTGCCTCTCCACGGGCGACCTGGGTTTTTCCGCCGCCAAGACATTCGACATCGAAGTCTGGTTGCCCGGCCAGGACTGCTATCGCGAGATCAGTTCGTGCTCCAACTTCACGGATTTCCAGGCCCGCCGCGCCAATATCCGGTTCCGCCGCGCGGGCCAGAAGCCCGAGTACGTGCATACGCTGAACGGGTCCGGGCTAGCCGTCGGGCGCACGGTTATCGCCATTCTTGAGAACTATCAGCAGGCGGACGGCAGCGTGCGCATACCGGAGGCGTTGCGGTCCTACATGAACGGGCTGGAGGTCATAAAGGCCCAGTCATGACGCGCGAATACGAGGAGGCGTCCCGGCGCATCACGGAAGGCAAGCGCGTCATCGCGCTGACCGGCGCGGGCGTCTCCGTCGAGAGCGGCATTCCCGATTTTCGCAGCGAAGACGGCATCTGGTCCAAGTACCCGCCCTACGAATACGCCACCATCGACGCTTTCATACGCAATCCGGAGAAGGTCTGGAGCCTCTGGTTCGAACTGGGCGGCATGATGGAGGGCGTCACGCCTAATCCGGGTCATCTTGCCCTGGCGGAACTCGAAGAACTGGGCCACCTCCACGCCGTAATCACGCAGAACATCGACAATCTGCATCAGGAGGCGGGTAACACGAACGTGATCGAATACCACGGCAACACGAAACGGATCGTTTGCCTGCGTTGCCACACGGCGCGGCCGCTCGACATCACGAAGGAACAACGCCCGGGACCCCGCTGCGCGTGCGGTGAGTACATGAAACCCGATGTCGTACTCTTCGGCGAAACCATTCCTCATCGCGCGCTGCTCGAATCTGAGGCGCTTGCCCGCTCGTGCGACGTCATTCTTATCGTGGGCACGTCCGCGCAAGTCTTTCCCGCCGCGGGGTTGCCCTTCACTGCGAAGGACGCGGGCGCGTACGTAATCGAATGCAACGTGGAACCCACCGAATTCACGCGCACGATCACCGATGCTTTTCTACAGGGACCTTCCGGCGAAAGCCTGCCGCGTCTCGTGAACTGGGTGCGCCGCTGAGAGCGGGGGACATGGCGCACGAGGCAGCAGCGGGAACCCTTTGCCGGTTCCCTTATTGTCTTTGTTCGGGTGTACGCACGCGCACGGCGCCCGGGTACGGCTGCTTGCCCGGAGGTTGTCTTGTCCCGATGGAGAACCTGCTACGCGCGCCCGTACCGTGAATGACGGCGCCGACTTCGTGTCCACGCACCGCCAAGTCATTCTCGGCCTCCGCTTTGCGTCCATGGCGGTCGTCGGACCGTCGTGCCTCGCCTATAGTTGAGTGAAACCCCGGGAGGCCGTGCGCTATGATCACCGCGCGGGCAATGCCGCAAT
This genomic interval carries:
- a CDS encoding NAD-dependent deacylase, producing the protein MTREYEEASRRITEGKRVIALTGAGVSVESGIPDFRSEDGIWSKYPPYEYATIDAFIRNPEKVWSLWFELGGMMEGVTPNPGHLALAELEELGHLHAVITQNIDNLHQEAGNTNVIEYHGNTKRIVCLRCHTARPLDITKEQRPGPRCACGEYMKPDVVLFGETIPHRALLESEALARSCDVILIVGTSAQVFPAAGLPFTAKDAGAYVIECNVEPTEFTRTITDAFLQGPSGESLPRLVNWVRR
- the serS gene encoding serine--tRNA ligase — its product is MLDMKLLREAPESVRAALALRGSDLDLEAVLAVDAEWRRLTHEWEQLRAEQNRAGDEIARLKREKMDAAAAIAAMKEVSSRIKSLDDARSEAEARLNGLVMTIPNIPHESVPHGHDEKANRLERKWGEPTRFDFEPKDHVALGEGLGILDFERAAKIAGARFSLSKGPAARLERALISFMLDVHTTRHGYAEVLPPFLVNSDSMRGTGQLPKFAADLFKLEGTDYWLIPTAEVPVTNIYRDEILEEAVLPVCFAAYTPCFRSEAGAYGKDTRGMVRQHQFNKVELVKFTKPEHSWNELEKLTRDAERILQLLDLPYQVVCLSTGDLGFSAAKTFDIEVWLPGQDCYREISSCSNFTDFQARRANIRFRRAGQKPEYVHTLNGSGLAVGRTVIAILENYQQADGSVRIPEALRSYMNGLEVIKAQS
- a CDS encoding ParB/RepB/Spo0J family partition protein, whose product is MLREREPAAETPPNGARLLLLDPRDIKPNPMQPRQTFNEETLEELAESIRRDGVQEPVIVRKAGDGYELVGGERRVRASILADLDSIPAICREVDDRDMLKLSLIENVQREDLNAIELAHAYQRLIGEYGLTQEQLAAEVGKKRVTVTNTLRLLQLPREVQDMVASGDLTMGHARALLGLETAAGQSRVARRVVAQGMSVRQVEQLASAGKPEPRKPAAKDPNIASVEDELRRALGAKVTVKTAKNNRGRIEIEYFSLDELERLLTFFRGRKH